From the Micromonospora sediminicola genome, one window contains:
- a CDS encoding carbon-nitrogen hydrolase family protein, translating to MSLPSRPLTVAAVQAEPVPGDVAGNARTAARLVGRAGARVVVLPELFLPAYHPPTLGADPAGTDVAADPDGRVDDPRLDPLRDAAREAGAAVVIGAAVRQPDRRRTISSLVVDPTGAVTVGYDKQQLWSGERELFDAGRRGATLVVEQWRFGLGICYDGCFPEHGRAAAGDGAHGYLCPSGYLAGSAHRRDLYYAARALDNTMYVVFANAVGGADPWRFNGGAAVYDPEGRPLARGADTGEDVLVATLDPEALAATRAAHTMLLDRPADDGDPRASLVA from the coding sequence GTGTCGCTCCCCTCCCGCCCGCTGACCGTCGCCGCCGTGCAGGCCGAACCCGTGCCCGGCGACGTCGCCGGTAACGCCCGCACCGCCGCGCGCCTGGTCGGGCGCGCCGGCGCGCGCGTCGTGGTGCTGCCGGAGCTGTTCCTGCCGGCGTACCACCCGCCGACGCTGGGCGCCGACCCGGCCGGGACGGACGTGGCCGCCGACCCGGACGGCCGGGTCGACGACCCGAGGCTGGACCCGCTGCGTGACGCCGCCCGGGAGGCGGGAGCCGCGGTGGTGATCGGGGCGGCGGTCCGGCAGCCCGACCGGCGGCGCACCATCTCGTCGCTGGTGGTGGACCCGACCGGCGCGGTCACCGTCGGGTACGACAAGCAGCAGCTCTGGAGCGGCGAGCGCGAGCTGTTCGACGCCGGCCGGCGGGGCGCCACGCTGGTGGTCGAGCAGTGGCGGTTCGGCCTGGGCATCTGCTACGACGGCTGCTTCCCGGAGCACGGCCGGGCCGCGGCGGGCGACGGCGCGCACGGCTACCTCTGCCCGAGCGGCTACCTGGCCGGCTCCGCGCACCGCCGGGACCTCTACTACGCCGCCCGCGCGCTGGACAACACGATGTACGTGGTCTTCGCCAACGCGGTCGGCGGCGCCGATCCCTGGCGGTTCAACGGTGGCGCGGCGGTCTACGACCCGGAGGGCCGACCGCTGGCCCGGGGCGCGGACACCGGCGAGGACGTGCTGGTGGCCACGCTGGACCCGGAGGCCCTGGCGGCCACCCGCGCGGCCCACACCATGCTGCTCGACCGGCCCGCCGACGACGGCGACCCGCGGGCGTCACTCGTCGCCTGA
- a CDS encoding HAD family hydrolase: protein MPLLLLDLDNTLLDRDGPFRSWGERFLEGIGAPPTDLDWLVSVDADGLTNRWDVADAIRDRYGLRIPSIDLVDELHDGVGALMRLDPLVACALRIAADAGWVPVVVTNGTARQDDTKIRKTGLDRYVADWVISEEAGVSKPNPRIFALAAQRARMPLRGAWVIGDSPEADIGGATAVGLPSVWLHRGRRWSDTRFAPTRVEDGLIPAVAAVLAG from the coding sequence GTGCCGTTGCTCCTGCTCGATCTGGACAACACCCTGCTGGACCGCGACGGGCCGTTCCGCTCCTGGGGAGAACGCTTCCTGGAGGGCATCGGCGCGCCGCCCACCGACCTCGACTGGCTGGTCTCCGTCGACGCGGACGGGCTGACCAACCGCTGGGACGTGGCCGACGCCATCCGTGACCGCTACGGCCTGCGCATCCCCTCGATCGACCTGGTCGACGAGCTGCACGACGGGGTGGGGGCGCTCATGCGGCTGGACCCGCTGGTGGCGTGCGCGTTGCGGATCGCCGCCGACGCCGGCTGGGTGCCGGTCGTGGTCACCAACGGCACCGCCCGGCAGGACGACACCAAGATTCGCAAGACCGGCCTGGACCGCTACGTCGCCGACTGGGTGATCTCCGAGGAGGCCGGCGTCAGCAAGCCGAACCCGCGCATCTTCGCGCTCGCCGCGCAGCGGGCCCGGATGCCGCTGCGCGGCGCGTGGGTGATCGGCGACAGTCCGGAGGCGGACATCGGCGGCGCGACCGCGGTGGGCCTGCCCAGCGTCTGGCTGCACCGGGGGCGTCGCTGGTCGGACACCCGGTTCGCGCCGACCCGGGTCGAGGACGGGCTGATCCCGGCCGTGGCCGCCGTGCTGGCGGGCTGA
- a CDS encoding serine protein kinase RIO, producing the protein MRDHDIPAPQRRGRGKSRFDDDEPDFLKRGRHAPPTLTDPDAEPDAEDTWSSWDQAVHGPEPHPDWLVTELAARDTELGVLKTGKEADVHLVRRAVPDTDRACLLAVKRYRDAQHRLFHRDAGYLEGRRVRRSREMRAMAGRTAFGRQMIAGQWAAAEFDALSRLWEIGAASGRIAVPYPVQLLGTELMLEFVGDAEAGEAAPRLAQVRPTDDGLRDLWEQLVEALLVLARAGYAHGDLSPYNLLVHAGRLVMIDLPQVVDVVANPQGAEFLARDVRVVAAWFTARGLPAADTDPVALTEVLLREAGIR; encoded by the coding sequence GTGCGCGATCACGACATCCCGGCGCCGCAGCGCCGTGGCCGCGGCAAGAGCCGCTTCGACGACGACGAGCCCGATTTCCTGAAGCGGGGGCGGCACGCCCCGCCAACCCTCACCGACCCCGACGCCGAGCCCGACGCGGAGGACACCTGGTCCTCCTGGGACCAGGCGGTCCACGGCCCCGAGCCGCATCCCGACTGGCTGGTCACCGAGCTGGCCGCCCGGGACACCGAACTCGGCGTGCTGAAGACCGGCAAGGAGGCGGACGTCCACCTGGTCCGCCGTGCCGTGCCGGACACCGACCGCGCCTGTCTGCTGGCGGTCAAGCGCTACCGCGACGCCCAGCACCGGCTCTTCCACCGTGACGCCGGCTACCTGGAGGGCCGCCGGGTCCGCCGGTCGCGGGAGATGCGGGCGATGGCCGGCCGCACCGCCTTCGGCCGGCAGATGATCGCCGGGCAGTGGGCGGCGGCCGAGTTCGACGCGCTGTCCCGGCTGTGGGAGATCGGCGCCGCCTCCGGGCGGATCGCCGTGCCCTATCCCGTCCAGCTGCTCGGCACCGAGCTGATGCTGGAGTTCGTCGGCGACGCCGAGGCGGGGGAGGCCGCGCCCCGGCTGGCCCAGGTCCGACCCACCGACGACGGGCTGCGCGACCTGTGGGAGCAGTTGGTCGAGGCCCTGCTGGTGCTGGCCCGGGCCGGGTACGCCCACGGCGACCTGTCGCCGTACAACCTCCTGGTGCACGCGGGCCGGCTGGTCATGATCGATCTGCCGCAGGTGGTCGACGTGGTGGCCAACCCACAGGGGGCCGAGTTCCTGGCCCGCGACGTGCGGGTGGTGGCGGCCTGGTTCACCGCCCGCGGACTGCCCGCCGCCGACACCGACCCGGTGGCGCTGACCGAGGTGCTGCTCCGGGAGGCGGGGATCCGCTGA
- a CDS encoding DUF2630 family protein translates to MDDKTILSRISELVDEEHRLRSDAQQHEAGTDDEARERLRALEESLDQCWDLLRRRRAARQAHGDPDAQGERPVPEVERYLQ, encoded by the coding sequence ATGGACGACAAGACCATCCTGAGCCGGATCTCGGAACTCGTCGACGAGGAGCACCGGCTGCGCTCCGACGCGCAGCAGCACGAGGCCGGCACCGACGACGAGGCCCGGGAGCGGCTGCGCGCCCTGGAGGAGTCCCTGGACCAGTGCTGGGACCTGCTCCGTCGCCGCCGGGCCGCCCGGCAGGCGCACGGCGACCCGGACGCCCAGGGCGAGCGCCCGGTGCCGGAGGTCGAGCGCTACCTGCAGTGA
- a CDS encoding cytochrome P450, whose amino-acid sequence MPLRQILPAVLRDPARALIDVGNRTGGDLVRLNLGSFRPYLVTHPRHVQHVLRDRADNYERAGDGLFWRPVKRLFGEGILGEGQIWSASRRMLQPMFTAKRVEALVDGMADAVRDAVDELDEPYRAGRPVDIGVEQARIVSRAIMKVLFADRISVPDAMRVIDAQDRIATAVIPRIVVPFAPLSLPMPGDRAFRRAVRVVDDVLVPIVRQTRDAADQGDDIISTLWRARTDDGRQLDERQVRNDTVAMFAATTETTINVLTWAWPHLHQHPEVAERLYAEIDAVVGAGPVRREHLNRLTYTRMVLDELLRLYPIGWIIPRRAVAADVIDGVPIEAGATIAVSPLITQRMRQFWDRPDEFDPERFRPERVRARHRYAHFPFGGGPHQCLGMYLFYLEAQLILATMLSRYRFRLDRTDVPGLRLAAALRPRRRVELTLLAAGRAEPA is encoded by the coding sequence GTGCCGTTGCGACAGATCCTGCCCGCCGTCCTGCGCGACCCGGCCCGGGCGCTGATCGACGTCGGTAACCGCACCGGCGGCGACCTGGTCCGGCTCAACCTCGGCTCGTTCCGCCCCTACCTGGTCACCCATCCCCGGCACGTGCAGCACGTGCTGCGGGACCGGGCGGACAACTACGAGCGGGCCGGCGACGGACTGTTCTGGCGCCCGGTCAAGCGACTGTTCGGCGAGGGCATCCTCGGCGAGGGCCAGATCTGGTCGGCCAGCCGCCGGATGCTCCAGCCGATGTTCACCGCGAAGCGGGTCGAGGCGCTCGTCGACGGCATGGCGGACGCCGTCCGGGACGCGGTCGACGAGCTGGACGAGCCCTACCGCGCGGGCCGGCCGGTGGACATCGGCGTCGAGCAGGCCCGCATCGTCAGCCGGGCGATCATGAAGGTGCTCTTCGCCGACCGCATCTCGGTGCCGGACGCGATGCGGGTGATCGACGCCCAGGACCGGATCGCCACCGCCGTCATCCCGCGGATCGTGGTGCCGTTCGCGCCGCTGTCGCTGCCGATGCCGGGAGACCGCGCGTTCCGCCGCGCGGTACGCGTCGTCGACGACGTGCTGGTGCCGATCGTCCGGCAGACCCGTGACGCCGCCGACCAGGGCGACGACATCATCTCCACGCTCTGGCGGGCCCGCACCGACGACGGCCGGCAGCTCGACGAGCGGCAGGTCCGCAACGACACCGTGGCCATGTTCGCCGCCACCACCGAGACCACCATCAACGTGCTCACCTGGGCCTGGCCGCACCTGCACCAGCATCCCGAGGTCGCCGAGCGGCTCTATGCCGAGATCGACGCGGTGGTCGGCGCCGGGCCGGTGCGCCGGGAGCACCTGAACCGGCTCACCTACACCCGGATGGTGCTGGACGAGTTGTTGCGGCTCTACCCGATCGGCTGGATCATCCCGCGTCGCGCGGTCGCCGCGGACGTCATCGACGGCGTGCCGATCGAAGCCGGCGCCACCATCGCGGTCAGCCCGCTGATCACCCAGCGGATGCGGCAGTTCTGGGACCGCCCGGACGAGTTCGACCCGGAGCGCTTCCGCCCGGAGCGGGTCCGCGCCCGCCACCGCTACGCCCACTTCCCGTTCGGCGGCGGTCCGCACCAGTGCCTCGGCATGTACCTGTTCTATCTGGAGGCCCAGCTCATCCTCGCCACGATGCTGAGTCGCTACCGGTTCCGGCTGGACCGCACCGACGTACCCGGGTTGCGGCTGGCGGCGGCGCTGCGGCCACGCCGGCGGGTCGAGCTGACCCTGCTCGCCGCCGGCCGGGCGGAGCCGGCGTGA
- a CDS encoding terpene synthase family protein encodes MTGGPLPDPIAAAAEQGRICALAAHGQRGLRRAAAAHPDLFPGEPFDATLFSSIASAMAFSAPWHTAAELAVTNRAVLWGFAVDWLVDHEATSRAEVDRISDTCLAVLDGADADDPLGRFLAELRDDVAAAPAYPALRGRWRATMERTVRAMAREWTWRRTTRPTLADYLDNADNLAATVVDVAHWIHTGSVVDPAALDRLIEVADEVQRALRLVNDLGTHRRDAESGDLNALLLVDDPAEVERRFAEQVDHCRVRLAKLADESPREAEFLSRQLGFTTGFYRHTDFWGVR; translated from the coding sequence GTGACCGGCGGACCGCTGCCGGATCCCATCGCCGCCGCCGCCGAGCAGGGACGGATCTGCGCGCTCGCCGCGCACGGGCAGCGCGGCCTGCGCCGGGCCGCCGCCGCGCACCCCGACCTGTTCCCCGGCGAGCCGTTCGACGCCACCCTGTTCAGCAGCATCGCCTCGGCGATGGCGTTCAGCGCCCCCTGGCACACCGCCGCGGAGCTGGCGGTCACCAACCGCGCGGTGCTCTGGGGATTCGCCGTCGACTGGCTGGTCGACCACGAGGCGACCAGTCGGGCCGAGGTCGACCGGATCTCCGACACCTGCCTGGCCGTGCTCGACGGCGCGGACGCCGACGACCCGCTCGGCCGGTTCCTCGCCGAGCTGCGCGACGACGTCGCCGCCGCGCCCGCCTACCCGGCGCTGCGCGGACGCTGGCGGGCCACGATGGAGCGCACGGTGCGGGCGATGGCCCGGGAGTGGACCTGGCGGCGCACCACCCGACCCACGCTCGCCGACTACCTCGACAACGCGGACAACCTCGCCGCCACCGTGGTCGACGTGGCCCACTGGATCCACACCGGATCGGTCGTCGACCCCGCCGCGCTGGACCGGCTGATCGAGGTCGCCGACGAGGTGCAGCGGGCCCTGCGGCTGGTCAACGACCTCGGCACGCACCGGCGGGACGCGGAGTCGGGCGACCTCAACGCGTTGCTGCTGGTGGACGACCCGGCCGAGGTCGAACGGCGGTTCGCCGAGCAGGTCGACCACTGCCGCGTCCGGCTGGCGAAGCTGGCGGACGAGTCGCCCCGGGAGGCCGAGTTCCTGTCCCGGCAGCTCGGCTTCACCACCGGGTTCTACCGGCACACCGACTTCTGGGGCGTGCGGTGA
- a CDS encoding prenyltransferase/squalene oxidase repeat-containing protein: MSLTAEPETRFGPAPEPVGALVDEPAGGTSPSVYETGRLVTLAPWLPGHGERVAWLLDRQRPDGGWGAAGGYAIVPTLSAVEALLTDLRRGGPAPLPAAAAHRGLAFLAAALRAETPPDLPATDLIVPALLAAVDRLLDAPAGPPPGLADWAGRPRLPLPAGLDPTRLTRVRGLLAAGRPVPEKLAHALEVAGELAYRAPGVRPSASGAVGASPAATAAWLGRPEPGPALDYLRAVARSGPVPCASPITVFERAWVLAVLVRAGVPVRVPERVLTGLRAAVGASGAATAPGLPADADTTSVVLYALARLGRSPGVGALAGYDTGRHFCTWPGEDGASLTTNAHVLDALGEHPSRPGVTAARRRVTDWLVGRQESDGRWEDRWHASAYYATYAVLLALADHAPDGAARTAVERGVGWLLATQRPDGSWGRWRGTAEETAYAVLALAGAGRAGDARIGAALARGRALLSDLDGRDGGPALWHDKDLYRPTLIVRAAVLAASGHTGRGSAHPEATMIRIA; this comes from the coding sequence GTGAGCCTCACCGCCGAGCCGGAGACCCGGTTCGGGCCCGCGCCCGAGCCGGTCGGCGCGCTCGTGGACGAGCCGGCGGGAGGGACCTCGCCGTCGGTCTACGAGACCGGTCGGCTGGTCACGCTGGCGCCCTGGCTGCCCGGCCACGGCGAACGGGTGGCCTGGCTGCTCGACCGGCAGCGCCCGGACGGCGGGTGGGGCGCTGCGGGCGGCTACGCGATCGTGCCGACGCTGAGCGCGGTCGAGGCGCTCCTGACCGACCTGCGCCGCGGCGGACCGGCCCCGCTGCCGGCCGCCGCCGCGCACCGGGGCCTGGCGTTCCTGGCCGCCGCGCTGCGCGCGGAGACCCCGCCCGACCTGCCGGCCACCGACCTGATCGTGCCGGCGCTGCTGGCCGCCGTCGACCGGCTCCTCGACGCGCCGGCGGGTCCGCCGCCCGGGCTGGCCGACTGGGCCGGCCGGCCCCGCCTGCCGCTGCCGGCCGGTCTGGACCCGACCCGACTGACCCGGGTACGCGGACTGCTGGCCGCCGGCCGGCCCGTGCCGGAGAAACTGGCGCACGCCCTGGAGGTGGCCGGCGAGCTGGCGTACCGGGCGCCGGGCGTGCGTCCCTCGGCCAGCGGGGCGGTGGGCGCCTCACCGGCCGCCACCGCCGCCTGGCTCGGCCGGCCCGAGCCCGGTCCCGCCCTGGACTACCTGCGCGCGGTCGCCCGGTCCGGTCCGGTGCCCTGCGCCAGCCCGATCACCGTCTTCGAGCGGGCGTGGGTGCTCGCCGTCCTGGTCCGGGCCGGCGTCCCGGTGCGCGTGCCCGAGCGGGTGCTGACCGGGCTGCGCGCCGCCGTCGGCGCGTCCGGCGCGGCCACCGCGCCCGGGCTGCCGGCCGACGCCGACACCACCTCCGTCGTGCTCTACGCGCTCGCCCGGTTGGGCCGGTCGCCCGGCGTGGGCGCGCTCGCCGGATACGACACCGGGCGGCACTTCTGCACCTGGCCGGGGGAGGACGGGGCGTCGCTGACCACCAACGCGCACGTGCTCGACGCGCTGGGCGAGCACCCGAGCCGGCCGGGCGTGACGGCGGCCCGGCGCCGGGTCACCGACTGGCTGGTCGGGCGGCAGGAGTCCGACGGGCGGTGGGAGGACCGGTGGCACGCCTCGGCCTACTACGCCACGTATGCGGTGCTGCTCGCGCTGGCCGACCACGCGCCCGACGGCGCGGCGCGGACCGCGGTCGAGCGGGGCGTCGGCTGGCTGCTGGCGACCCAGCGGCCGGACGGCTCCTGGGGACGCTGGCGCGGCACCGCCGAGGAGACCGCGTACGCGGTGCTCGCCCTGGCCGGCGCGGGCCGCGCGGGCGACGCCCGGATCGGCGCGGCGCTGGCCCGGGGGCGGGCTCTCCTGTCCGACCTGGACGGACGCGACGGCGGTCCGGCACTGTGGCACGACAAGGACCTCTACCGCCCGACGCTGATCGTGCGCGCAGCGGTGCTGGCCGCCTCGGGGCACACCGGTCGGGGGTCGGCGCACCCGGAAGCCACCATGATCAGGATCGCTTGA
- a CDS encoding sensor histidine kinase, with product MRSRSTNLRTKIIALLASLTALWAFAAWVTVRDGFNLLGVQALNARVFEPSDPLLLELQNERRLSLRYLGESDPGQLQELQAQRARTDETATALWESVQDWRTEVPASDELEQRLAELKTELGQLAQVRDEVGRKTIDRTATLAAYDEAVDGIFAVFDALGGLDDDQIARDTAALIDLNRSRELLSQQDALLTGAVSANRLTVAEQTAFARLVGAQWFLADRTARELAPTDRVRYQQMIDGEAFVALRTLQDRVLAAKGEDVRPPITAAAWRAAAEPAMADLREVILAGGEDIVARATPVAIGVIVRLVLAAGLGLIAVVASVIVSITTARSLVRQLERLRGAAIRLADERLPSVVERLGHGEEVDVAREAPPLQFGDDEIGQVGRAFNRVQETAVRTAVEQAELRRSVRDVFLSLARRTQALVHRQLTLLDAMERREHDAEELEDLFRVDHLATRMRRNAENLIVLSGSTPGRAWRRNVPMVDVVRGAVAEVEDYTRVTVRPLGPVSLTGRAVGDVIHLLAELIENGLSFSPPQTTVEVRGQLVGNGFAIEIEDRGLGMSGDELAAANARIVDRSELNLADAARLGLFVVSRLTERHGVKVQLRESAYGGTTAVVLIPRELITVDGDDPGGSADLTAGPVAPALPPAAPPAADPVAAPTTEAGDAATEPTEPTEPTDDGTTAAEPEPQAPRLTPSGLPARTRKRQPAVAAPTAELAVVEPPGPAVGTEEVPAVTDAGLPVRVRQASLNPELRNDQSEAEDDGADDTARPPEQVRRMMSSYQSGTRRGRTDAARLLGGARGAGGAPADENEQAT from the coding sequence ATGCGTTCCCGCAGTACGAATCTCCGTACGAAGATCATCGCCCTGCTGGCGTCGCTGACCGCGCTCTGGGCGTTCGCGGCCTGGGTGACCGTGCGCGACGGGTTCAACCTGCTCGGCGTGCAGGCGCTCAACGCCCGGGTGTTCGAGCCGAGCGATCCGCTCTTGCTCGAGTTGCAGAACGAGCGCCGGCTGTCGCTGCGCTACCTGGGTGAGTCCGATCCCGGGCAGTTGCAGGAGTTGCAGGCCCAGCGGGCGCGCACCGACGAGACCGCCACCGCGCTGTGGGAGTCGGTGCAGGACTGGCGTACCGAGGTGCCGGCCAGCGACGAGCTGGAGCAGCGGCTCGCCGAGCTGAAGACCGAGCTGGGTCAGCTCGCCCAGGTCCGCGACGAGGTCGGCCGCAAGACCATCGACCGGACCGCGACGTTGGCGGCCTACGACGAGGCGGTCGACGGCATCTTCGCCGTCTTCGACGCCCTCGGCGGCCTCGACGACGACCAGATCGCCCGGGACACCGCCGCGCTGATCGACCTGAACCGCTCCCGGGAGCTGCTGTCCCAACAGGACGCCCTGCTCACCGGCGCGGTCTCGGCCAACCGGCTGACCGTCGCCGAGCAGACCGCGTTCGCCCGGCTGGTCGGCGCCCAGTGGTTCCTCGCCGACCGCACCGCCCGGGAACTCGCCCCGACCGACCGGGTCCGCTACCAGCAGATGATCGACGGGGAGGCGTTCGTCGCGCTCCGGACCCTCCAGGACCGGGTGCTGGCGGCCAAGGGTGAGGACGTGCGCCCGCCGATCACCGCCGCGGCCTGGCGGGCCGCCGCCGAGCCGGCGATGGCCGACCTGCGCGAGGTGATCCTCGCCGGTGGTGAGGACATCGTCGCCCGGGCCACCCCGGTCGCCATCGGCGTCATCGTCCGGCTGGTCCTCGCCGCCGGTCTCGGCCTGATCGCCGTCGTCGCGTCCGTGATCGTCTCGATCACCACGGCCCGGTCGCTGGTCCGGCAGCTCGAACGGCTGCGCGGGGCCGCCATCCGGCTGGCCGACGAGCGGCTGCCCAGCGTGGTGGAGCGACTGGGTCACGGCGAGGAGGTGGACGTCGCCCGGGAAGCGCCGCCGTTGCAGTTCGGCGACGACGAGATAGGCCAGGTCGGCAGGGCCTTCAACCGGGTGCAGGAGACCGCCGTCCGCACCGCCGTCGAGCAGGCCGAGCTGCGCCGCAGCGTCCGCGACGTGTTCCTCAGCCTGGCCCGGCGCACCCAGGCGCTGGTGCACCGCCAGCTCACCCTGCTCGACGCCATGGAACGCCGGGAGCACGACGCCGAGGAGCTGGAGGACCTGTTCCGGGTCGACCACCTGGCCACCCGGATGCGGCGCAACGCGGAGAACCTGATCGTGCTCTCCGGCTCGACCCCGGGCCGTGCCTGGCGGCGCAACGTGCCGATGGTCGACGTGGTGCGGGGCGCGGTCGCCGAGGTCGAGGACTACACCCGGGTGACCGTGCGACCGCTCGGCCCGGTGTCGCTGACCGGCCGGGCCGTCGGTGACGTGATCCACCTGCTGGCCGAGTTGATCGAGAACGGCCTCTCCTTCTCCCCGCCGCAGACCACCGTGGAGGTGCGCGGTCAGCTCGTCGGCAACGGCTTCGCCATCGAGATCGAGGACCGTGGCCTCGGCATGAGCGGCGACGAGCTGGCCGCCGCCAACGCGCGCATCGTCGACCGGTCCGAGCTGAACCTGGCGGACGCGGCCCGGCTCGGCCTGTTCGTGGTCAGCCGGCTCACCGAGCGGCACGGCGTGAAGGTCCAGCTCCGGGAGTCCGCGTACGGCGGCACGACCGCGGTGGTGCTGATCCCGCGCGAACTGATCACCGTGGACGGCGACGACCCGGGCGGATCCGCCGACCTGACGGCGGGCCCGGTCGCGCCGGCGCTGCCGCCGGCCGCGCCACCCGCCGCCGACCCGGTCGCGGCCCCGACCACCGAGGCCGGTGACGCCGCGACCGAGCCGACCGAGCCGACCGAGCCGACCGACGACGGTACGACCGCGGCCGAACCGGAACCGCAGGCGCCTCGGCTGACTCCCTCCGGGCTGCCGGCCCGTACCCGCAAACGGCAGCCCGCGGTCGCCGCGCCGACCGCGGAGCTGGCCGTGGTCGAACCCCCCGGGCCGGCGGTCGGGACCGAGGAGGTCCCGGCGGTGACCGACGCCGGGTTGCCGGTCCGGGTACGCCAGGCCAGCCTCAATCCGGAGCTGCGCAACGACCAGAGCGAGGCGGAGGACGACGGGGCGGACGACACGGCGCGCCCGCCGGAGCAGGTGCGCCGGATGATGAGCTCCTACCAGAGCGGCACGCGACGCGGCCGCACCGACGCGGCGCGCCTGCTCGGCGGGGCGCGTGGGGCCGGCGGCGCGCCCGCCGACGAGAACGAGCAGGCCACCTGA
- a CDS encoding roadblock/LC7 domain-containing protein, giving the protein MAQKTASSADLAWLLDDLVGRVKQAEHAVALSTDGLLMASSRGLSRDDGEHLAAMAAGIQSLARGAGKRFGGGQVQQTIIEMQSSFLFVTAAGRNACLAVLAAEDADVGLIAYEMAMLVTRVGRFVASPTREQPLGENTAR; this is encoded by the coding sequence GTGGCGCAGAAGACGGCTTCGAGCGCGGATCTGGCGTGGCTGCTGGATGACCTGGTCGGCCGGGTCAAGCAGGCGGAACACGCCGTGGCGCTCTCCACGGACGGACTGCTGATGGCCTCGTCCCGCGGCCTGAGCCGGGACGACGGCGAGCACCTGGCGGCCATGGCGGCGGGCATCCAGAGCCTGGCCCGCGGGGCGGGCAAGCGGTTCGGCGGCGGTCAGGTGCAGCAGACCATCATCGAGATGCAGTCCTCCTTCCTCTTCGTCACCGCGGCCGGCCGCAACGCCTGCCTGGCGGTGCTGGCGGCGGAGGACGCGGACGTCGGCCTGATCGCGTACGAGATGGCCATGCTGGTCACCCGGGTCGGCCGGTTCGTGGCATCACCGACCCGGGAACAGCCCCTCGGCGAGAACACGGCGCGATGA
- a CDS encoding DUF742 domain-containing protein, with protein sequence MTGPGESAEQEWVDDHAGPVVRPYAVTGGRARPVTGTFDLISLVSATRTDVGSESGLGPEHVAIVGLCQRIQSVAEIAAHLNLPVGTVRVLLGDLAARSLVQVREPRATPAGLPDEHVFEAVINGLRAL encoded by the coding sequence ATGACCGGCCCGGGGGAGTCCGCGGAGCAGGAGTGGGTGGACGACCACGCCGGCCCGGTGGTGCGCCCGTACGCCGTGACCGGAGGCCGGGCCCGCCCGGTCACCGGGACGTTCGACCTGATCTCCCTGGTCAGCGCGACCCGCACGGATGTGGGGTCGGAGTCCGGGCTCGGCCCGGAGCACGTGGCGATCGTCGGCCTCTGCCAGCGGATCCAGTCCGTGGCCGAGATCGCCGCCCATCTCAACCTGCCGGTGGGCACGGTCCGGGTCCTCCTCGGAGACCTCGCCGCCCGCAGCCTGGTGCAGGTACGCGAGCCGCGCGCCACCCCCGCCGGCCTTCCCGACGAGCACGTTTTCGAGGCGGTAATCAATGGACTACGGGCGCTCTGA
- a CDS encoding GTP-binding protein, with translation MDYGRSERPAGAAPLPTAIKILIAGGFGVGKTTLVGAVSETRPLRTEEVLTETGIGIDDLSGVEEKSTTTVAMDFGRITISDDLVLYLFGTPGQDRFWFVWDELALGALGAVVLADTRRLADCFPSIDYFEGRGTPFVVAVNCFEGARTFRLDEVQAALDLDPGVPVVLCDARERDSAKEVLITLLEHAMKLREARRRAAGD, from the coding sequence ATGGACTACGGGCGCTCTGAGCGGCCGGCGGGAGCGGCGCCGCTGCCCACCGCGATCAAGATCCTGATCGCCGGCGGGTTCGGCGTGGGCAAGACCACCCTGGTCGGCGCGGTCAGCGAGACCCGGCCGCTGCGCACCGAAGAGGTGCTGACCGAGACCGGCATCGGCATCGACGACCTGTCCGGTGTGGAGGAGAAGTCGACGACCACCGTGGCGATGGACTTCGGCCGCATCACCATCAGCGACGACCTGGTGCTCTACCTGTTCGGCACGCCCGGGCAGGACCGGTTCTGGTTCGTCTGGGACGAGCTGGCGCTCGGCGCCCTCGGCGCGGTGGTGCTCGCCGACACCCGCCGGCTGGCCGACTGTTTCCCGTCGATCGACTACTTCGAGGGCCGGGGCACGCCGTTCGTGGTGGCGGTGAACTGCTTCGAGGGCGCCCGGACGTTCCGGCTCGACGAGGTGCAGGCGGCGCTGGACCTGGACCCGGGCGTGCCGGTGGTGCTGTGCGACGCGCGGGAGCGGGACTCGGCCAAGGAGGTGCTGATCACGCTGCTGGAGCACGCCATGAAGCTGCGTGAGGCGCGCCGTCGGGCCGCCGGCGACTGA